Proteins encoded together in one Candidatus Eisenbacteria bacterium window:
- a CDS encoding tyrosine recombinase XerC, giving the protein MKESEHRTGEGGMTLSGALENWIERQLLAVEGKSPHTASAYRRDLRLFLEWAAEHGKDAWAAWRLPVLRAYMSVLTTRGTKASTVIRKVAALRSFGRYLLLRRLIGEDPASRLVLPRPGKRLPRFIPEPELARLLNGPWPGDWRALRDRAIIELLYGTGMRLSELVGLDLEDVDPRSGTARVMGKGGKERIVCFGPPAADALRAYLSATAEGGRRREGSALLVGPSGRRLHPRTVQRRVALHLRRLARAGGTSPHALRHSFATHLLDRGAEIRAIQELLGHANLGTTQIYTHVSVEALREAVDRCHPRSRRGARV; this is encoded by the coding sequence GTGAAGGAGAGCGAGCACAGGACGGGGGAGGGGGGCATGACGCTCTCCGGAGCGCTGGAGAACTGGATCGAGAGGCAGTTGCTCGCCGTCGAGGGGAAGAGCCCCCACACGGCGAGCGCGTACCGCCGCGATCTGCGCCTCTTCCTGGAATGGGCCGCCGAACACGGGAAGGATGCGTGGGCCGCCTGGCGGCTTCCGGTCCTGCGCGCCTACATGAGCGTGCTGACGACGCGAGGGACCAAGGCCTCGACGGTGATCCGGAAGGTCGCGGCGCTGCGCTCCTTCGGTCGCTACCTCCTCCTCCGCCGCCTGATCGGCGAGGATCCGGCCTCGCGGCTGGTGTTGCCCCGTCCGGGGAAGCGGCTTCCTCGATTCATCCCCGAGCCCGAACTGGCCCGGCTGCTCAACGGCCCCTGGCCGGGCGATTGGAGGGCCCTTCGCGACCGGGCGATCATCGAGCTGCTCTATGGGACGGGGATGCGCCTCTCGGAGCTTGTGGGGCTCGACCTGGAGGATGTCGATCCGAGAAGCGGCACGGCCCGCGTGATGGGCAAGGGGGGGAAGGAGAGGATCGTCTGCTTCGGCCCGCCCGCGGCGGATGCGCTCCGCGCCTATCTCTCCGCGACGGCCGAAGGGGGCAGGAGACGCGAGGGGAGCGCTCTCCTGGTGGGACCGAGTGGAAGGAGGCTCCATCCGAGGACCGTCCAGAGGCGGGTGGCCCTGCACCTCCGCCGGCTGGCGCGCGCGGGAGGGACGTCCCCTCACGCTCTCCGCCACAGCTTCGCGACACACCTGCTCGACCGGGGTGCGGAGATCCGGGCCATCCAGGAGCTGCTCGGGCACGCGAATCTCGGAACGACGCAGATCTATACACACGTCTCGGTAGAGGCCCTGCGAGAGGCCGTCGACCGCTGTCATCCTCGCTCCCGCAGGGGAGCGAGAGTGTGA
- the dapF gene encoding diaminopimelate epimerase, protein MECPTAARPPGSFLSRSSSCPGGTRPGSTSLSVPARKPEETGERREGEGAGGIAGCAASPFRRNSWSGDRALTCMEGGGMKGKSEGPGPGLPFLKLEGAGNDFVLFDFRTQDGPKFTAPMARFILDRHRGIGGDGLLILRTNSAGRVVVDYRNADGSAAEFCGNGARCAAAILLGEEQGPITFHLMKIEVVARRTGGSIAVRVGVAEERPMPELSRLRPRPAALIKAGVDHWIVPVGDLNGLDVSGLAQPLRHHPWPGPKGANVTFVEKRRSEIRIRTYERGVEGETLSCGSGCVAAAHWALAGSRGPLQVLTEGEELMRVWLDDSGLYWLEGPTAAVYQGFWRFDRRVPGWAAEARQTARRG, encoded by the coding sequence ATGGAGTGCCCGACAGCGGCGAGGCCTCCGGGGAGTTTCCTTTCCCGATCGAGCTCCTGCCCGGGCGGAACCAGACCGGGGTCGACTTCCCTCTCCGTCCCCGCCCGTAAGCCGGAGGAGACGGGAGAGAGGCGGGAAGGCGAGGGAGCCGGTGGGATCGCCGGTTGCGCGGCATCCCCGTTTCGACGAAACTCGTGGAGTGGCGATCGTGCTCTGACGTGCATGGAAGGAGGCGGCATGAAGGGGAAGTCCGAGGGGCCGGGTCCGGGGCTCCCCTTTCTCAAGCTGGAGGGAGCGGGGAACGACTTCGTCCTGTTCGACTTCCGGACCCAGGACGGTCCCAAGTTCACCGCGCCGATGGCTCGTTTCATTCTCGATCGACACAGGGGGATCGGGGGAGACGGGCTCCTGATCCTGCGAACGAACTCAGCCGGCCGCGTGGTGGTCGATTACCGGAACGCCGACGGCAGCGCAGCCGAGTTCTGCGGCAATGGAGCGCGCTGCGCGGCGGCCATTCTCCTGGGCGAGGAACAGGGTCCGATCACTTTCCACCTGATGAAGATCGAGGTCGTCGCGAGACGGACGGGGGGCTCGATCGCCGTCCGAGTCGGCGTCGCGGAAGAGCGACCCATGCCGGAGCTGTCCCGCCTCCGCCCGCGACCGGCGGCTCTGATCAAGGCGGGAGTCGATCACTGGATCGTCCCGGTCGGCGACCTGAACGGACTCGATGTGAGCGGTCTCGCCCAGCCGCTGCGCCATCACCCCTGGCCGGGTCCGAAGGGGGCCAATGTCACTTTCGTCGAGAAGCGGAGGAGCGAGATCCGGATCCGGACCTATGAGCGAGGCGTGGAGGGGGAGACCCTGTCCTGTGGGTCGGGCTGCGTCGCGGCGGCGCATTGGGCCCTTGCCGGCAGCCGCGGGCCGCTGCAGGTTCTGACGGAGGGGGAGGAGCTCATGCGGGTCTGGTTGGACGACTCCGGGCTCTACTGGCTCGAGGGCCCGACCGCCGCCGTCTACCAGGGGTTCTGGAGGTTCGACCGGCGCGTCCCGGGCTGGGCGGCGGAGGCGCGACAGACGGCGCGCAGGGGGTGA
- the argF gene encoding ornithine carbamoyltransferase, with protein sequence MGKTDFLAIADFGRKELQLLLDLAGTLKDAWRSGKSDPRLAGKVLACVFHKPSLRTRMSFEVGMAQLGGRSLYVTDAEIGFGKRESIHDIARVLSRYVDAIMIRTFSQEHVRELARHARVPVINGLTDSDHPCQILSDLFTIREKGVALDGLSVAWIGDGNNVAKSWIDAALAFELDLRLACPAGYDPDPAALARVEREGRGRVRLLRDPEEAVQGARVLYTDTWTSMGQEGEAEERRAAFRGFRVDEPLVARAAPGALVMHCLPAHRGEEIVDAVMDGPQSVVFDQAENRLHAQKAILVHCISSAARPV encoded by the coding sequence ATGGGAAAGACCGACTTTCTGGCGATCGCCGACTTCGGCAGGAAGGAGCTTCAGCTCCTGCTGGACCTGGCGGGGACGTTGAAGGACGCATGGCGGTCCGGCAAGAGCGATCCGAGGCTCGCGGGGAAGGTGCTCGCCTGTGTCTTTCACAAACCGTCGCTGCGCACGAGGATGTCCTTCGAGGTCGGGATGGCGCAGCTGGGCGGCCGGTCGCTCTATGTGACGGACGCGGAGATCGGCTTCGGGAAGCGCGAGTCGATCCACGATATCGCGCGCGTTCTGTCGCGGTACGTAGATGCGATCATGATCCGCACTTTCAGCCAGGAGCATGTGCGCGAACTGGCGCGCCATGCCCGCGTGCCCGTGATCAACGGTCTGACCGATTCGGACCACCCGTGCCAGATCCTCTCCGACCTCTTCACCATCCGGGAGAAGGGAGTCGCGCTCGACGGCCTGTCGGTCGCCTGGATCGGCGACGGAAACAACGTCGCCAAGAGCTGGATCGACGCGGCGCTCGCCTTCGAGCTCGATCTGAGGCTCGCCTGCCCCGCCGGATACGACCCCGATCCCGCGGCCCTCGCCCGCGTCGAGCGCGAAGGGCGCGGCAGGGTCCGCCTCCTGCGCGACCCCGAGGAGGCTGTCCAGGGAGCGCGGGTCCTCTATACCGACACATGGACCAGCATGGGCCAGGAGGGCGAGGCAGAGGAGCGGAGGGCCGCCTTCCGCGGCTTCCGGGTCGACGAGCCGCTTGTCGCCAGGGCCGCGCCCGGCGCTCTCGTGATGCACTGCCTGCCGGCGCATCGCGGCGAGGAGATCGTCGACGCCGTCATGGATGGGCCTCAGAGCGTCGTATTCGATCAGGCCGAGAACAGGCTACACGCCCAGAAGGCGATCCTGGTGCACTGCATCTCCTCGGCCGCGCGCCCGGTCTAG
- the topA gene encoding type I DNA topoisomerase, producing MSSSLIIVESPAKARTIGKFAGKGYKVIASMGHIRDLPKTKLGVDVERDFAPQYVTLRSKAKVLKELRESAKGTKRILLAPDPDREGEAIAWHLADYLAGAGVPILRMEFNEITKSAIQAALSRPREIDQNLVDAQQARRVMDRLVGYQVSPFLWTTVRYGLSAGRVQSVALRMICDREDEIERFQVAEYWTLDVLLLTGRRETLRVRLVRTDGEKSHLPDEAAADRVIEELRRQAFAVSDVKTQTRKRNPFPPFITSTLQQEGYRRLRFPAKKTMAVAQELYEGLAIGTEETAGLITYMRTDSTRIGAEAQEEARAFIQRSFGAEYLPEGRPSYPSRARAQDAHEAIRPTSVLRTPDSLRRHLTADQWRLYGLIWNRFVASQMAPALGEVTTIEVTAGRHLLRATGSRQLFDGFTRLYEDKPDEDASALGPDEQGGSLPEVAVGESLEHRSDEKEQHFTQPPPRYTEATLVKALEEKGIGRPSTYATIVSTILTRAYVQREKGRLHPSDLGRTVTRLLVHAFPDILEIDFTARMETELDKIETGEDQWVDVVRSFYEPFKKDLSAAESSKEALKSAVQVESDQACDLCGSTLVKKFGRNGPFLACPRYPDCKFTKPLKEEEIPVPTGESCPNCGSPMVVRTGRFGRFVACQDYPKCKTTASVRTGVSCPMEGCPGHLVEKRGRKRGRVFYACDQYPRCSYAVWNRPVAQACPSCGFPLLIEKETKAKGFHYQCPRKECGSVVQPELPAGAKD from the coding sequence ATGAGCAGTTCGCTGATCATTGTCGAGTCGCCGGCCAAGGCCCGCACCATCGGCAAGTTCGCAGGGAAGGGGTACAAGGTCATCGCCTCGATGGGGCACATACGCGATCTCCCCAAGACGAAGCTTGGAGTCGACGTCGAGCGCGACTTCGCCCCGCAGTACGTCACCCTCCGTTCGAAGGCGAAGGTGCTGAAGGAGCTTCGCGAGAGCGCCAAGGGGACCAAGCGGATCCTGCTTGCTCCCGACCCCGATCGGGAGGGCGAGGCGATCGCCTGGCATCTGGCCGACTACCTGGCGGGGGCAGGGGTTCCGATCCTGAGGATGGAATTCAACGAGATCACGAAGAGCGCGATCCAGGCCGCCCTCAGCCGGCCGCGCGAGATCGATCAGAATCTCGTGGATGCCCAGCAGGCCCGGCGCGTGATGGACCGCCTGGTGGGCTACCAGGTCTCTCCGTTCCTCTGGACAACCGTCCGGTACGGCCTGTCGGCAGGTCGGGTACAATCGGTCGCCCTGAGGATGATCTGCGACCGAGAGGATGAGATCGAGCGATTCCAGGTCGCGGAGTACTGGACTCTGGATGTCCTGCTGCTGACGGGACGGCGGGAGACGTTGCGCGTTCGCCTCGTGCGAACGGACGGCGAGAAGTCCCACCTGCCGGATGAGGCCGCCGCAGATCGCGTGATCGAGGAACTGCGGCGGCAGGCCTTCGCGGTCTCTGACGTCAAGACCCAGACCCGCAAGCGCAACCCGTTTCCGCCCTTCATCACCTCCACGCTTCAGCAGGAGGGGTACAGGCGACTGCGCTTCCCCGCCAAGAAGACGATGGCAGTCGCGCAGGAGCTCTATGAGGGGCTTGCGATCGGAACCGAAGAGACCGCGGGGCTCATCACCTACATGCGCACCGACTCGACGCGCATCGGCGCCGAGGCGCAGGAGGAGGCGCGCGCCTTCATCCAGAGGAGCTTCGGCGCGGAGTACCTTCCGGAGGGCCGGCCGAGCTATCCATCGCGGGCGCGGGCGCAGGATGCCCACGAGGCGATCCGTCCGACCTCCGTCTTGCGGACGCCCGACTCCCTGCGGCGCCACCTCACGGCCGACCAGTGGCGGCTCTATGGGTTGATCTGGAACCGCTTCGTCGCTTCTCAGATGGCGCCGGCCCTCGGGGAAGTGACGACGATCGAGGTGACGGCGGGCCGGCACCTGCTGAGGGCAACCGGCAGCCGCCAGCTCTTCGACGGCTTCACGCGCCTCTACGAGGACAAGCCGGATGAGGACGCCTCAGCGCTCGGTCCCGACGAACAGGGCGGAAGCCTTCCCGAGGTCGCGGTGGGCGAGAGTCTCGAACACCGCTCGGACGAGAAAGAGCAGCACTTCACGCAGCCTCCCCCCCGCTACACGGAGGCGACGCTGGTGAAGGCGCTCGAGGAGAAGGGAATCGGGCGGCCGTCGACCTACGCGACGATCGTCAGCACCATTCTGACGCGCGCCTACGTCCAGAGGGAGAAGGGGAGGCTTCATCCGAGCGACCTCGGCCGGACGGTGACCAGGCTCTTGGTGCACGCCTTTCCCGACATTCTGGAGATCGACTTCACGGCCCGGATGGAGACCGAGCTCGACAAGATCGAGACGGGAGAGGACCAGTGGGTCGATGTCGTCCGCTCCTTCTACGAGCCGTTCAAGAAGGACCTGAGCGCGGCGGAATCGAGCAAGGAGGCGCTCAAGAGCGCCGTCCAGGTGGAGAGCGACCAGGCGTGCGATCTCTGCGGGTCGACGCTGGTCAAGAAGTTCGGTCGCAATGGGCCCTTCCTGGCGTGCCCGCGCTATCCGGACTGCAAGTTCACGAAGCCCCTGAAGGAGGAGGAGATCCCCGTCCCGACAGGGGAGTCGTGCCCGAATTGCGGGTCGCCGATGGTGGTGCGGACCGGCCGCTTCGGCCGCTTCGTGGCCTGCCAGGACTACCCGAAGTGCAAGACGACCGCCTCGGTTCGCACGGGCGTCTCGTGCCCAATGGAGGGCTGCCCGGGACACCTCGTGGAGAAGCGCGGGCGCAAGAGGGGACGGGTCTTCTATGCGTGCGACCAGTATCCTAGATGCAGTTACGCCGTCTGGAACCGGCCGGTCGCGCAGGCCTGCCCTTCCTGCGGATTTCCCCTCCTGATCGAGAAGGAGACCAAGGCGAAGGGATTCCACTATCAGTGTCCGCGAAAGGAGTGCGGGAGCGTGGTGCAGCCCGAGCTTCCGGCCGGGGCGAAGGACTGA
- a CDS encoding 4-hydroxy-tetrahydrodipicolinate synthase has translation MFEGLTTALVTPFADGRLDEGAAERILEHLVAGGVRGLVPAGCTGEAATLDLAEREWLIRACVAARSAGGFVLAGCGTNVTRTTCDLVKRAEQWGADGALVITPYYNKPTQEGLFRHYEEVARASSLPIVLYNVPGRTGVKLEPATVLRLGEIPGIVAIKEACGSLDQVSELCASGSMTVLSGDDSLTLPMLAVGAAGVVSVAANLFPAAIARMLEAHRRGDEAQARRIHLALFPLFKGLFIETNPGPIKHLLARRGLIREELRLPLVPVSAATAAECDRIAEESERRLGGI, from the coding sequence GTGTTCGAAGGCTTGACGACGGCCCTTGTGACGCCGTTCGCGGATGGCCGTCTCGATGAGGGCGCGGCCGAAAGGATCTTGGAACATCTCGTCGCGGGCGGTGTCCGCGGCTTGGTGCCTGCGGGATGCACGGGGGAAGCCGCGACGCTCGATCTGGCGGAGCGGGAGTGGTTGATTCGTGCTTGCGTGGCCGCCAGGTCGGCGGGGGGCTTCGTGCTGGCTGGCTGCGGGACGAACGTCACGCGCACGACTTGCGACCTCGTGAAACGCGCGGAGCAATGGGGAGCCGACGGCGCCCTGGTGATCACCCCCTACTACAACAAGCCGACTCAGGAAGGGCTCTTCCGCCATTACGAGGAAGTCGCGCGCGCCTCGTCCCTGCCCATCGTCCTCTACAACGTTCCGGGGAGGACCGGTGTGAAGCTCGAGCCGGCGACAGTCCTGAGGCTTGGCGAGATCCCCGGGATCGTCGCGATCAAGGAAGCCTGCGGCTCGCTCGACCAGGTCTCCGAGCTTTGCGCCTCGGGGAGCATGACCGTTCTCTCGGGCGACGACTCTCTCACTCTCCCGATGCTGGCTGTCGGAGCGGCCGGCGTCGTCTCCGTCGCCGCGAACCTCTTCCCCGCGGCGATTGCGCGCATGCTGGAGGCTCACCGCCGCGGCGATGAGGCGCAAGCGAGGCGCATCCACCTCGCGCTCTTCCCCCTCTTCAAGGGGCTCTTCATCGAAACGAATCCGGGGCCGATCAAGCATCTCCTCGCCCGGCGCGGCCTGATCCGCGAGGAGCTGAGGCTGCCTCTGGTTCCCGTGTCGGCGGCGACCGCCGCAGAGTGCGATCGGATCGCCGAGGAATCGGAGCGCCGGCTGGGGGGGATCTGA